One stretch of Paenibacillus sp. FSL R5-0341 DNA includes these proteins:
- a CDS encoding LysR family transcriptional regulator, whose amino-acid sequence MDIRHLQYFLEVARQQSFTKAAEVLYITQPTISKTVKSLEEELGITLLDRYGKKVELTDAGHVFFRQALEIEKSFRNLSSELDDLMNLKKGHLRIGLPPMVGSSFFPMIIGEFHKAYPQVTIQLFEDGAKKVEADVISGALDIGVAVLPTVDELLDHFVFVKEKLNLLVHPSHPLAEKESVALHELENDSFVLFREDFALHDRIIVACQHAGFQPRVVYESSQWDLLSAMVAANLGVALLPETICREVDHMRVRIIPVVEPVIPWQLGMIWRKDRYLSFATREWISFTQSMLGE is encoded by the coding sequence ATGGATATCCGCCATTTGCAATATTTTCTGGAAGTCGCCAGGCAGCAGAGCTTCACAAAAGCCGCTGAAGTTCTATATATCACCCAGCCCACCATCAGCAAGACGGTCAAGAGTCTTGAAGAGGAATTGGGTATCACGTTATTGGACCGTTATGGGAAGAAAGTTGAACTAACCGACGCGGGCCATGTGTTTTTTCGACAGGCACTGGAGATTGAAAAATCGTTCCGCAATCTGTCGTCTGAATTGGACGATCTGATGAACTTGAAGAAAGGCCATCTGCGGATTGGCCTTCCGCCGATGGTAGGGTCCAGCTTTTTCCCCATGATCATTGGCGAATTTCACAAAGCCTACCCGCAGGTGACCATTCAGCTGTTTGAGGATGGCGCCAAAAAAGTGGAGGCCGATGTGATCAGCGGTGCACTGGATATTGGCGTTGCCGTACTGCCAACCGTGGATGAGCTGTTGGACCATTTTGTGTTTGTCAAAGAGAAGCTCAACCTGCTCGTACACCCTTCGCACCCGCTTGCGGAAAAAGAGTCGGTTGCGCTGCATGAACTGGAAAATGACTCATTCGTGCTGTTCAGGGAAGATTTTGCGTTACATGACCGGATTATTGTGGCCTGCCAGCATGCGGGGTTCCAACCCCGGGTGGTATATGAGAGCTCCCAGTGGGATCTGCTCAGCGCCATGGTTGCCGCCAATCTGGGGGTAGCCTTACTGCCGGAGACAATCTGTCGTGAGGTGGACCATATGAGGGTGCGCATTATACCCGTAGTGGAACCGGTGATTCCATGGCAGCTCGGTATGATCTGGCGGAAGGACCGCTATCTTTCATTTGCCACGAGAGAGTGGATTAGCTTCACACAGTCGATGCTGGGTGAGTAA
- a CDS encoding CidA/LrgA family holin-like protein: MKKWGLGIAQVALLMVFSLLMDLLAHTLHLPVPGSILGMVVLFILLQTRVVKLRWIEVGAAWLLGELLLFFIPSAVGIMNYMPMLEHDGLQILFIVLLSTFLVMSCTGLVATRIAKRKERHTG, from the coding sequence GTGAAAAAATGGGGCCTTGGTATTGCACAGGTTGCACTCTTAATGGTTTTTTCACTGCTCATGGACCTGCTGGCCCATACTCTCCATCTTCCTGTACCCGGTTCGATACTCGGTATGGTTGTGCTATTCATTCTGCTTCAGACTCGTGTCGTGAAGCTGCGCTGGATTGAAGTTGGAGCTGCCTGGCTGCTTGGTGAACTATTGTTATTTTTTATCCCGTCAGCCGTTGGCATCATGAACTATATGCCCATGTTGGAGCATGACGGATTGCAAATTTTATTCATCGTCCTGCTTAGTACATTCCTGGTCATGTCCTGCACAGGACTGGTTGCTACACGAATTGCCAAACGAAAGGAGCGTCACACCGGATGA
- a CDS encoding CidB/LrgB family autolysis modulator: protein MIGFLCLLLTVGIYWVTKRMYRNLPKVYLSPLLITPLLVVGILLATGTDYTTYSSGGKWLSLLLQPATVAFAVPLYTFFHVLKKHISEIVFSVMTGSVVAVLSSALLAKWLRLDSGLIHSLIPRSITTPIAMNVSATIGGIPAVTAVFVIMTGLLGVIMGPSIVKMLRIDGEIARGTLFGTGAHGTGTSKAFELSSLTGTISSISMVLAALFTLAVAPILSKLIFP from the coding sequence ATGATTGGATTCCTCTGCCTGTTGTTAACCGTGGGTATCTATTGGGTCACCAAACGAATGTATCGCAATCTGCCAAAAGTATATCTGTCTCCGCTGCTCATTACGCCACTGCTTGTCGTTGGCATATTGCTCGCAACCGGAACGGATTATACCACGTATAGCAGTGGTGGCAAATGGCTGAGTCTGTTGCTTCAACCGGCCACGGTGGCTTTTGCCGTACCGCTCTACACTTTTTTCCATGTACTCAAAAAACATATTTCCGAGATTGTCTTCAGTGTCATGACCGGTTCGGTCGTTGCAGTACTCTCTTCTGCCCTGCTCGCCAAATGGTTACGCCTGGATTCAGGGCTGATCCACAGCTTGATCCCGCGATCCATTACAACACCCATTGCCATGAACGTTTCGGCTACAATCGGTGGCATTCCCGCAGTCACAGCTGTTTTTGTTATTATGACAGGCCTGCTCGGGGTGATTATGGGACCTTCGATCGTCAAAATGCTGCGCATTGATGGTGAGATTGCACGAGGTACACTGTTTGGAACCGGTGCCCATGGTACAGGGACATCCAAGGCGTTTGAACTGAGTTCCTTGACAGGTACCATCTCCAGTATCTCCATGGTGCTCGCCGCATTGTTCACTTTAGCCGTTGCACCCATCCTTTCCAAACTTATTTTCCCATAA
- a CDS encoding AbrB/MazE/SpoVT family DNA-binding domain-containing protein — MKRTGMKRSLDRLGRIVLPKEMRDTMEIHIGDPLEFFIEGKELILRKYKSTLCIFCGDVDTEMYFKEQFICRTCATQLKHPDDSPNWSIPQNKQAPAPVERPATKSASVSSPAREEGTTADNPEYPDLRPKTARMLQQMKEIVEQNPGLAQQQIAEKLGISQGRVSQLKKLL; from the coding sequence ATGAAAAGAACCGGAATGAAGAGATCTCTGGACCGTCTTGGACGAATTGTCCTTCCCAAAGAAATGCGGGATACGATGGAAATCCATATCGGCGATCCGCTTGAGTTTTTCATTGAAGGAAAAGAGTTGATTTTAAGAAAGTACAAATCAACATTATGTATTTTTTGCGGTGATGTAGATACGGAAATGTATTTCAAAGAGCAATTCATCTGCCGGACTTGTGCAACTCAATTAAAACACCCGGATGACTCTCCCAACTGGTCCATACCTCAGAACAAACAGGCTCCTGCACCCGTGGAGCGTCCTGCTACCAAATCCGCCTCAGTCTCATCTCCCGCTAGGGAAGAAGGGACCACAGCTGACAACCCAGAATACCCGGACCTGCGACCGAAGACGGCACGCATGCTGCAACAGATGAAAGAAATTGTTGAACAGAATCCCGGTTTGGCTCAACAGCAAATTGCGGAAAAGCTTGGCATTAGCCAAGGACGCGTCTCTCAATTAAAAAAGTTACTATAA
- a CDS encoding DoxX family protein gives MNKILGYVFLVVLAGVFVMTGFNKISGADMMIQTFESFSYPTWTMYLLGAAELLSAVGLLIPRTRILASGILTFILIGAVGSHLIYAQYAAVPFPAVLLVANIIVLVVGMRRLEEEEEEEGQLDAIQA, from the coding sequence ATGAACAAAATTTTGGGTTATGTTTTTCTGGTTGTGCTTGCAGGGGTATTCGTCATGACAGGGTTTAACAAGATTAGTGGAGCAGATATGATGATTCAGACATTCGAAAGTTTCTCTTATCCGACATGGACCATGTATCTGCTAGGCGCTGCGGAGTTGCTTAGTGCAGTAGGACTGCTGATTCCACGGACTCGCATCCTGGCTTCTGGCATACTGACATTCATTCTGATTGGGGCCGTAGGAAGTCATCTGATCTATGCACAATATGCTGCTGTTCCGTTCCCGGCTGTATTGCTGGTAGCTAACATTATTGTCCTGGTTGTGGGCATGCGCAGATTGGAAGAGGAAGAAGAAGAAGAAGGACAGTTGGACGCGATTCAGGCGTAA
- a CDS encoding helix-turn-helix domain-containing protein, protein MITQAIDIIGKKWVLLIMYQLLSGPKRFTELEAEMAISGRLLSERLKEMEAEGIVTRHMFPEIPPRVEYELTPKGRAIEPVIDQIYSWSSDWLKQQKSE, encoded by the coding sequence ATGATCACTCAGGCCATAGACATTATAGGCAAGAAGTGGGTACTGTTAATCATGTACCAACTGTTATCTGGACCCAAGCGGTTTACGGAGCTTGAAGCAGAGATGGCGATCAGTGGACGACTTTTATCAGAGCGATTGAAGGAAATGGAGGCGGAAGGTATCGTAACCCGGCACATGTTTCCCGAGATTCCTCCTCGTGTAGAGTATGAATTAACACCTAAAGGTAGAGCCATTGAACCTGTCATTGATCAGATCTACAGCTGGTCTTCCGACTGGTTGAAACAGCAGAAATCCGAGTAA
- a CDS encoding Gfo/Idh/MocA family oxidoreductase has translation MTLQIGIIGTGWFSKVHADILARMEGVRVASVCGTSLEKAEAMASVYDAVGYGELEHMLDGEKLDAVYICVPPMSHGSIESELNRRGIPFLVEKPLSTGMDVPRQVLAQVQKSGLLTSVGYHFRYQEAAQVLQQAMKEQTVGMALGRWMGGMPGVAWWRRQDGSGGQFVEQTTHIVDLLRYCAGEVTEVYAVAAQRSMHEKHEHVTVADVANVTLKLESGAIASIANTCLLPDGEGGAGLQFYTDAGVWDWTPERLLLPSAASHAMAGLEIPAGHNPYERENEAFIHALRTGDRSRILSDYADACRTQEITTAALASADSGLPVQLQPSKHLSH, from the coding sequence ATGACATTACAGATCGGAATCATTGGAACAGGCTGGTTCAGTAAGGTACATGCGGATATTCTGGCACGAATGGAAGGTGTTCGTGTTGCGAGTGTCTGTGGAACATCGCTCGAAAAGGCAGAGGCTATGGCCTCCGTCTATGATGCTGTTGGTTACGGTGAACTTGAACATATGCTGGATGGTGAGAAGCTGGATGCGGTGTATATCTGTGTGCCTCCGATGTCTCACGGATCGATCGAGTCCGAATTGAATCGACGTGGAATTCCATTCCTGGTGGAGAAACCGCTGAGTACTGGAATGGACGTTCCACGTCAGGTGCTCGCTCAGGTACAGAAGAGCGGATTGTTAACCTCTGTCGGATACCATTTCCGTTATCAGGAGGCTGCTCAGGTATTACAGCAGGCCATGAAAGAACAGACGGTCGGCATGGCTCTTGGCCGCTGGATGGGCGGAATGCCAGGGGTTGCCTGGTGGCGGCGTCAGGATGGTTCAGGAGGACAATTCGTGGAGCAGACTACACATATTGTAGACTTGCTTCGGTATTGTGCAGGAGAAGTTACGGAGGTATATGCCGTAGCAGCTCAGCGAAGCATGCATGAGAAGCATGAGCATGTCACTGTTGCCGATGTGGCGAATGTGACGCTCAAGCTGGAAAGTGGAGCGATTGCCAGTATCGCCAATACATGCCTGTTGCCAGACGGAGAGGGCGGCGCAGGGCTACAGTTCTACACGGATGCAGGCGTGTGGGATTGGACGCCGGAACGTTTGCTTCTGCCAAGTGCCGCATCGCATGCGATGGCAGGTCTGGAAATTCCGGCAGGACATAATCCATACGAGCGTGAGAATGAAGCGTTCATTCACGCCCTGCGTACGGGAGACCGTTCACGGATTCTGTCCGATTATGCGGATGCCTGTCGTACACAGGAGATTACGACGGCGGCACTGGCATCGGCAGATTCCGGCCTGCCGGTACAGCTTCAGCCTTCAAAGCATCTTTCTCATTAA
- a CDS encoding FAD-dependent oxidoreductase, with amino-acid sequence MAETFSSAHRTEYLQSMANAHFDVLIIGGGITGAGIALDAASRGLKTALVEMQDFAAGTSSRSTKLVHGGLRYLKQYEVKMVAEVGRERAVVYENGPHVTTPEPMLLPIYTAGTFGRFSTSIGLMVYDRLAGVKRSERRQMLNAGAVSDSEPLLRKQGLLGGGLYVEYRTDDARLTIEVMKEAVKRGAQAVNYVKATGFLKENGKITGIEAMDQISGQTYTLKASKVINASGPWVDGLRELDGSRQGKTLQMTKGIHLVFDGERFPLRQAVYFDTPDGRMVFAVPRDGKTYVGTTDTVYQEDPAHPRISDSDRDYVIHAVNGMFPDIQIGTEDVESGWAGVRPLIHEEGKNPSEISRKDEVWVSESNLITIAGGKLTGYRKMAEMVVDLVARQMEQEHGHSIGPCVTKKMPISGGDVGGSAGFVSYAERKIKDGVALGLARPAAERLTRTYGSNVKALYERMPDPRTKAELHGMPQELLLMLCYAIEEEMAVTPSDFLVRRTGDLFFRIDEVRRYKAAVISYMAGRLNWSEEQAVLHAQELDQLLLEASGKI; translated from the coding sequence ATGGCAGAAACGTTCTCGTCAGCACACCGAACCGAATATTTGCAAAGTATGGCGAATGCACATTTTGACGTATTGATTATTGGTGGTGGAATTACAGGCGCAGGGATTGCATTGGATGCGGCTTCCCGTGGATTGAAGACAGCGCTTGTCGAAATGCAGGATTTTGCAGCAGGTACATCCAGTCGTTCGACCAAGCTTGTCCATGGCGGATTGCGTTATTTGAAGCAATATGAAGTGAAGATGGTTGCGGAGGTAGGACGGGAGCGGGCTGTAGTGTACGAGAATGGGCCACATGTGACCACACCAGAACCGATGTTGCTACCGATCTATACGGCAGGGACGTTTGGCCGCTTCAGCACATCCATTGGACTGATGGTGTATGATCGGCTCGCCGGGGTGAAGCGCAGTGAACGGCGCCAAATGTTGAATGCTGGAGCGGTGTCCGATAGCGAACCTTTACTACGTAAACAGGGGTTGTTGGGTGGTGGGCTCTATGTGGAGTACCGGACAGACGATGCCAGGCTTACCATTGAAGTCATGAAAGAAGCCGTCAAACGTGGGGCACAGGCAGTCAACTATGTGAAGGCGACAGGTTTCCTGAAGGAGAATGGCAAAATTACAGGTATTGAAGCCATGGATCAGATCAGTGGTCAAACCTATACGCTCAAAGCAAGCAAGGTGATCAATGCTTCTGGTCCATGGGTGGATGGGCTGCGGGAATTGGATGGTTCGCGCCAGGGGAAAACGCTACAGATGACCAAAGGTATTCACTTGGTCTTTGACGGTGAACGATTCCCATTGAGGCAGGCGGTTTATTTTGATACACCTGATGGTCGAATGGTGTTTGCTGTCCCGCGTGATGGCAAAACCTATGTGGGAACGACCGACACCGTATATCAGGAAGACCCTGCACACCCCCGAATTTCCGACTCGGACCGTGATTATGTCATTCATGCAGTCAATGGCATGTTTCCAGATATTCAGATTGGTACAGAAGATGTAGAGTCCGGATGGGCGGGGGTACGTCCACTAATCCATGAGGAAGGCAAGAATCCTTCTGAAATTTCACGCAAAGATGAAGTCTGGGTATCCGAATCCAATCTGATTACGATTGCCGGGGGCAAATTAACCGGGTACCGTAAAATGGCCGAGATGGTCGTTGATCTGGTCGCGCGTCAGATGGAGCAGGAGCATGGACATTCTATAGGCCCTTGTGTAACGAAGAAGATGCCCATCTCCGGCGGTGACGTAGGGGGATCGGCTGGATTCGTATCGTATGCGGAGCGCAAGATCAAGGATGGCGTCGCTTTGGGGCTTGCTCGACCTGCTGCAGAGCGGCTGACTCGCACGTATGGTTCCAATGTGAAGGCACTGTATGAGCGAATGCCTGATCCACGAACCAAGGCCGAGCTTCATGGCATGCCACAGGAACTGCTGCTGATGCTCTGCTACGCGATCGAAGAAGAGATGGCAGTAACCCCATCAGATTTTTTGGTACGAAGAACAGGAGATTTATTTTTCCGTATAGATGAAGTCCGCCGTTATAAGGCAGCTGTGATCTCCTATATGGCCGGGCGTTTGAACTGGTCTGAAGAGCAAGCGGTCTTGCATGCACAGGAACTGGATCAGCTGTTGTTGGAAGCATCCGGCAAAATCTGA
- the glpK gene encoding glycerol kinase GlpK, translating to MEKYILALDQGTTSSRAILFNRGGEIVHIAQQEFPQYFPKPGWVEQNANEIWSSILAVMASCLAESGIKPVQIAGIGITNQRETVVVWDKETGRPIYNAVVWQSRQTADICEELKTQGLGDLFRRKTGLLIDPYFSGTKVKWILDHVPGARERAEKGELLFGTIDSWLIWKLSGGTHVTDISNASRTLIYNIYDLQWDDELLAILDIPKAMLPEVRGSSEVYAHTTDYHFFGHRIPIAGAAGDQQAAMFGQGCYTKGSMKNTYGTGCFMLMNTGENPVQSDHGLITTIAWGMNGKVEYALEGSIFVAGSAVQWLRDGLRMLRSSKDSEEYASRVPSTDGVYMVPAFVGLGSPYWDSEVKGAVFGMTRGTTKEHFIRATLEALAYQTKDVLEAMESDSGIPVHALRVDGGAAANDFLMQFQSDILGIPVERPTVNETTALGAAYLAGLAVGYWTSADELTDHENTERVFQPVMAEEQRTELYAGWKRAVNAAMAFK from the coding sequence ATGGAAAAATATATATTGGCTCTCGATCAGGGAACGACAAGCTCCCGAGCTATTCTGTTTAATCGCGGCGGGGAGATTGTGCACATTGCACAGCAGGAATTCCCTCAATATTTCCCCAAACCGGGCTGGGTAGAGCAGAATGCCAACGAAATCTGGAGTTCCATTCTAGCCGTGATGGCCTCGTGTCTGGCAGAGAGCGGGATCAAACCGGTCCAGATTGCCGGAATTGGAATTACGAATCAACGGGAGACCGTTGTGGTGTGGGACAAAGAAACAGGCAGACCCATCTATAATGCGGTCGTATGGCAATCCAGACAGACCGCAGACATCTGTGAAGAATTGAAGACACAGGGACTTGGGGACCTTTTCCGCCGTAAAACAGGATTATTAATCGATCCCTACTTCTCGGGAACAAAGGTGAAGTGGATTCTGGATCATGTCCCTGGTGCCCGGGAGCGGGCAGAGAAGGGTGAATTGCTGTTTGGCACGATTGATAGCTGGCTGATCTGGAAACTGAGTGGGGGTACACATGTCACAGATATATCCAATGCCTCACGTACCCTGATCTATAACATCTATGATCTGCAATGGGATGACGAATTGTTGGCTATCCTCGACATTCCCAAGGCCATGCTGCCAGAGGTACGAGGTTCATCCGAGGTGTATGCACATACGACAGATTATCATTTCTTCGGTCATCGAATTCCGATTGCGGGAGCAGCAGGAGATCAGCAGGCAGCGATGTTTGGTCAGGGCTGTTACACCAAGGGCAGTATGAAAAATACATATGGAACCGGTTGTTTTATGCTTATGAATACGGGAGAGAACCCGGTACAATCCGATCACGGACTGATTACGACGATTGCCTGGGGGATGAATGGCAAGGTTGAATATGCGCTCGAAGGCAGCATTTTTGTTGCAGGGTCTGCGGTTCAGTGGCTGCGTGACGGATTAAGGATGCTTCGTTCATCAAAAGATAGTGAGGAGTACGCCTCACGCGTGCCTTCGACAGACGGCGTTTATATGGTACCTGCATTTGTCGGACTAGGCAGCCCGTATTGGGATAGTGAGGTTAAGGGTGCGGTGTTTGGCATGACCCGAGGCACGACGAAGGAGCACTTTATTCGTGCTACGCTGGAGGCGTTGGCGTATCAGACCAAAGATGTGCTGGAGGCGATGGAATCCGATTCGGGTATTCCCGTGCATGCGTTACGTGTCGATGGCGGCGCGGCGGCCAATGATTTCCTCATGCAATTCCAGAGTGATATTCTAGGTATTCCTGTGGAACGACCGACAGTGAATGAAACGACGGCATTGGGTGCGGCTTATCTGGCAGGGCTGGCGGTTGGGTATTGGACGAGTGCGGATGAATTGACCGATCATGAAAATACCGAACGTGTCTTCCAGCCTGTTATGGCTGAGGAACAACGGACAGAACTGTATGCAGGTTGGAAGCGTGCAGTGAACGCAGCAATGGCTTTTAAATAA
- a CDS encoding glycerol-3-phosphate responsive antiterminator, with protein MPFEGQRMLPAAKSMKQFEAMIEGPYTYGVMLETHIAQLQSVMDEARRYDKKILLHADLVQGLKNDEYAAEYLCQHIRPAGLISTRASVIQKAKQKGITAIQRIFLLDTHALEKSYLLLAKTQPDYIEVLPGVIPHIIAEVSVRTGIPIIAGGLIRSPEEVELALGVGATAVTTSNADLIRHFEKSLTP; from the coding sequence GTGCCATTTGAGGGACAACGTATGTTGCCGGCTGCGAAGAGCATGAAGCAGTTTGAAGCGATGATTGAAGGCCCTTATACCTACGGGGTGATGCTGGAAACTCATATTGCACAGCTTCAGAGTGTAATGGACGAGGCGCGGCGGTATGACAAAAAGATACTTTTGCATGCAGATCTGGTACAGGGATTGAAAAACGATGAGTATGCGGCAGAGTATCTGTGTCAGCACATTCGCCCGGCAGGACTGATCTCGACACGAGCAAGTGTCATTCAGAAGGCGAAGCAGAAGGGCATTACAGCGATTCAACGTATTTTTCTGCTGGATACGCATGCACTGGAGAAAAGTTATCTGTTGCTGGCCAAAACCCAACCTGATTATATTGAGGTACTACCTGGCGTCATTCCGCATATCATTGCGGAAGTATCTGTGCGCACCGGTATCCCCATTATTGCGGGGGGATTGATCCGTTCACCGGAAGAGGTTGAACTTGCACTTGGCGTAGGGGCTACGGCAGTGACCACATCCAACGCAGATCTGATCCGACACTTTGAGAAATCGCTTACACCGTAA
- a CDS encoding GTP cyclohydrolase II, producing the protein MINSHIIQLLAPKIQTFPSGKEFIYLVGPIKLPVNLDGETKTFQWYSWMKSDKAMESGELIESLAAAELAERQQSSVLVYGDFAEAQDALIRMHSICHTGDIFGSKRCDCGFQLEQSMKMIAAHGAGALFYLANHEGRGIGLFSKAMAYILQEEGLDTVDANLQLGFTDDARNYDDAIAVLRALRSAPVTLITNNPRKLAALQEAGLNVGGRVPLWGDRSAFNEKYLQTKVNRSGHLAESDGWAGAETLLPHAQA; encoded by the coding sequence ATGATCAATTCACATATTATTCAACTGCTTGCCCCCAAAATTCAGACTTTTCCGAGTGGAAAAGAATTCATATACCTCGTGGGACCGATTAAACTCCCGGTTAACCTTGATGGGGAGACCAAGACATTTCAGTGGTATAGCTGGATGAAGTCAGACAAAGCGATGGAGAGCGGCGAGTTAATCGAATCTCTTGCTGCTGCTGAACTGGCAGAACGCCAGCAATCCAGTGTCCTGGTGTATGGCGACTTTGCCGAAGCACAGGATGCGCTTATTCGCATGCACAGTATCTGTCATACAGGCGACATCTTTGGCAGCAAACGCTGTGACTGCGGCTTCCAACTCGAGCAATCCATGAAGATGATTGCCGCACACGGGGCAGGCGCACTATTCTATCTTGCGAACCATGAAGGCCGTGGCATCGGTCTGTTCAGCAAAGCCATGGCGTACATTTTGCAAGAAGAAGGTCTGGATACGGTAGATGCGAACTTGCAGCTCGGATTCACGGACGATGCTCGTAATTATGACGATGCGATTGCTGTGTTGCGTGCGCTTCGCTCCGCACCGGTTACATTGATCACGAACAACCCACGGAAGCTGGCTGCTTTGCAGGAAGCGGGATTGAATGTGGGCGGACGTGTCCCACTGTGGGGAGATCGCTCTGCTTTCAACGAGAAATATCTGCAAACGAAAGTGAACCGTTCTGGTCACTTGGCGGAAAGTGATGGCTGGGCTGGGGCAGAGACGCTGCTTCCGCATGCGCAGGCTTAA
- a CDS encoding extracellular solute-binding protein, whose product MVCVLLISGCSIWPGQDDSANNKKVTLTLWYWNRSIDDKLIARAKEKFPNIELTAQKIGGDFKAKLKTTLAARSGEPDIVALNDWIMELFPSEDRFYNLYDLGAGDIEEQYLPWKWKQGVTPSGQMIGFPMDTGPTALFYREDLFNEAGLPSDPDDVTRQINSWDAYAAAGEQIKEKFGGKVFLTDNIGSVYNQVLSQGAERYFRPDGSFIGMDSALVRTSWDTSIAFKEKGLLANADGWTPGWNAAMNNGEIASFVGAVWMKQVLQEAAPDTSGKWRVARAPGGDGNNGGSFLSILKSSEHPQEAFELVRWLQSPENQLEQYQTLNLFPSAPGVFDDPAMKEEEPFFGGQATGPVFAESAQQVPDAFFGERYPSVHNIITRRLNDVAKQNADPQQVWTDTVHRVERELQR is encoded by the coding sequence ATGGTCTGCGTCCTGCTCATAAGCGGATGCTCCATCTGGCCCGGACAGGACGATTCAGCGAACAACAAAAAGGTAACGCTTACATTATGGTACTGGAACCGTTCCATCGATGATAAGTTGATTGCCAGGGCTAAGGAAAAGTTCCCCAACATTGAACTGACAGCTCAGAAAATCGGCGGTGATTTCAAGGCAAAGCTCAAAACAACACTCGCTGCACGCTCAGGTGAACCAGACATTGTGGCATTGAACGACTGGATCATGGAGCTATTCCCCAGTGAGGACCGTTTCTATAATCTGTATGACCTCGGTGCAGGAGATATTGAAGAGCAGTATCTGCCGTGGAAATGGAAGCAAGGCGTTACGCCAAGCGGACAGATGATTGGGTTCCCGATGGATACGGGACCGACAGCTCTCTTCTATCGTGAAGATCTCTTCAATGAGGCCGGATTGCCATCTGATCCCGATGACGTTACACGTCAGATTAACAGCTGGGATGCATATGCCGCTGCCGGAGAACAGATCAAGGAGAAATTCGGAGGCAAGGTATTTCTGACCGATAACATTGGAAGCGTTTACAATCAAGTACTGTCCCAAGGAGCTGAACGTTATTTCCGTCCAGATGGCTCATTCATCGGCATGGATTCCGCTCTGGTGCGAACAAGCTGGGATACATCCATTGCCTTCAAAGAGAAGGGACTACTTGCCAATGCAGACGGCTGGACTCCAGGCTGGAACGCAGCGATGAATAATGGTGAGATTGCCTCGTTCGTGGGCGCTGTTTGGATGAAGCAAGTGCTCCAGGAAGCCGCTCCGGATACATCGGGAAAATGGCGAGTTGCTCGGGCACCAGGGGGAGATGGCAATAACGGAGGATCATTCTTGTCCATCCTGAAGTCGAGTGAGCATCCTCAGGAAGCCTTTGAACTGGTTCGCTGGCTGCAAAGTCCCGAGAATCAGTTGGAGCAATATCAGACATTGAACCTATTCCCTTCTGCACCAGGTGTGTTTGATGACCCTGCCATGAAAGAGGAAGAACCTTTCTTCGGCGGACAGGCGACAGGCCCTGTATTTGCCGAATCGGCACAGCAAGTGCCGGATGCTTTTTTTGGCGAAAGATACCCATCCGTACACAACATTATCACCCGGCGGCTGAATGATGTGGCGAAGCAAAATGCCGATCCACAGCAGGTCTGGACAGATACGGTACACCGCGTCGAGCGTGAATTGCAGCGTTAA